GGGCCTGCGCACCGGTATCGACGATACCGTGCGCAACCTGATCTTCCTGCTGGTCGGTGTCTCTATCGGCAGCGGAGTCGACGCATCCGCGACCCAGGCGATGCTGCGCTGGCCCTTCGCATTTGCCGCTCTGGGCGTCATGCTTTGGGCCACGCTCTGGCTCTGCGGGCAAATCCTGCACCGGGGGTTTGGCCTGGACAGGCGCAGCGCCTATCTTGCCGCGGCACCTGGACATCTGAGCTTTGTGGTGGGGTTGTCCACGGGCCTGAACCTCGACACAACGCGCATCGTCGTTATCCAATCGGTGCGCCTTCTTGCACTGACCCTGAGCGTCCCGGCAATCGCCCTGGGCTTTGGACTGGAACTGACAGGACAGGTCCTGCCACCGGGCGATCCCATGGCATGGACCGATCTGGGCCTCCTCTTGTTCGCGGGCCTCGCGCTTGGCTATGCACTGGACAAGATCGGACTTCCCGCACCTCTGCTGATCGGCGGCATGTTGGCCTCCGCGTTCGGGCACGCCAGCGACATCACACCCGGGGTCATGCATCCATGGCTCAGCTATGCTGGGCTGATGACGGTCGGTACGCTTATCGGGGCCCGGTTCAACGGGATCACGCGCAAGGCCCTTGCAAGCTCGCTTGTCGCCGGGCTCACGGTCACGACGCTCACAGTGCTGATGGCGCTGGCCGCAGCCCTCCCGGTGGCCTATGCGCTCGGCTTCGACCCGACCCACGTGCTGATTGCCTTTGCGCCGGGGGGCCTGGAAACGATGATCGCCATGGGTGTCGTCCTGGGTGCCAACCCCGGCTTTGTTGCTGCCGCCCATGTCACACGACTGCTTTTCCTGACCGCCCTCCTCCCTGCCTTCGTGGGTCGCCTGAAACGCGCCTGATCCATCCTTCATTTCACCGAATAAACCGCCGCGGCAGGCGCCCGCACTTTCCACCCACAGCGCCGTGGCCTAGAACGAAAGAAACACCCGTCAAAGGCCCCCATGTCCCACATTACCCTGATCCGCCACGGCCAAGCCAATACCCACGCCAAGGACGAGGCGAGCTATGATCAATTGTCTGCGCTTGGGCACCAACAGGCGGCATGGCTTGGCGATCACATGCGGGCCACACATCAACACCACACCCGGCTTTATACGGGCACCCTGCGCCGCCACCGCGAAACCGCCGAAGGCATGGCCACCGGGATGGAGGCAACAGAAGACGCGCGCCTGAACGAGCTGGAATACTTCACCATGGCGCAGGCGCTTGAGGCCGAACACGGCATAGCCGCCCCGTCCGAGCCTGCGGAATTCGTGCACCATTTCCCAAAGGTGCTGAAGCACTGGCAGGATGACAGGCTTGAAGGCGCGCCCGAACGTTTCGGCGACTTCGAAACACGGATCAGGGATGCGTTGGCAGAGATCGGACAGGGCACGGGCCCCGCGCTTGTGGTGACTTCAGGCGGATTGATCGCCATGACGATGCGCCTGCATCTCGGGCTCGAAGTGCAGGCCATGGCGAATGTCGCGCTGGCGATCATGAACACGTCCATGCACCGCCTGCACCCTATCGGCGGTACCTGGTCGCCCGTCATGTTCAACGCCGTCCCGCATCTTGAACACCCGGACCGTCATCACGCCCAGACACATGTCTAAGGAACACCCATGAAACTATACTACGCCACCGGCACGATCTCGATTGCTGTCGCCATCGCATTGGAAGAGGCCGGGCTGACCTATGACGCCCACCGCCTCAACTTTGCGGCCGGTGACCAGCAGTCGCCCGACTATGCAGCGATCAATCCCAAGGGGCGCGTTCCCGCGCTTGACGTGAACGGCACGATCCTTACGGAAACCGGCGCTCTTCTCGACTACATCGCCATGCAGGACCCGGCGCTCATGCCGTCCGATCCCGTTCAGGCCGCGCAGGCGCGCAGCGTCATGTATTACCTCGCGTCCACCATGCATGTGAACCACGCCCACAAGATGCGCGGCCACCGCTGGGCGGATAACGAGGCCAGCTGGCAGGACATGACGGCAAAAGTGCCAGAAACCATGGCCGCCTCGGCCCGCTTCGTCGAAGACGAGTGCCTCACCGGACCCTACATCCTGGGCGACAGCTTTACCCTGGCTGATGCCTATCTGTTCATGGTCTGCACCTGGCTGCCTGGTGACGATGTCGACCTGGCCCCCTTCCCCAAGATCCGCACCTTCATGGACGCGATGGAGGCACGGCCCAGCGTCAAGACCGTCCGCGCCAAGGGCATGCTGCGATGACACATCTGTGGGTCCGAGCCGAACAGCGCGAGAACGAAGACCGTGTGGGTCTGACCCCGGAAGGCGCGGCAAGGCTGATCAACGCCGGGATTAAGGTAACGGTCGAAGACAGCCGGGCCCGCTGCATTCCGACCGACCGATATGCACAGGCGGGTGCCGCCATTGCCCCAGAAAACGCATGGCCCACGGCACCGGACGATGCCATCATCTTCGGGCTCAAGGAGCTGCCCGACAATGGCACGGCGCTGCGGCACAAGCA
The DNA window shown above is from uncultured Tateyamaria sp. and carries:
- a CDS encoding glutathione S-transferase family protein; protein product: MKLYYATGTISIAVAIALEEAGLTYDAHRLNFAAGDQQSPDYAAINPKGRVPALDVNGTILTETGALLDYIAMQDPALMPSDPVQAAQARSVMYYLASTMHVNHAHKMRGHRWADNEASWQDMTAKVPETMAASARFVEDECLTGPYILGDSFTLADAYLFMVCTWLPGDDVDLAPFPKIRTFMDAMEARPSVKTVRAKGMLR
- a CDS encoding histidine phosphatase family protein, with translation MSHITLIRHGQANTHAKDEASYDQLSALGHQQAAWLGDHMRATHQHHTRLYTGTLRRHRETAEGMATGMEATEDARLNELEYFTMAQALEAEHGIAAPSEPAEFVHHFPKVLKHWQDDRLEGAPERFGDFETRIRDALAEIGQGTGPALVVTSGGLIAMTMRLHLGLEVQAMANVALAIMNTSMHRLHPIGGTWSPVMFNAVPHLEHPDRHHAQTHV
- a CDS encoding AbrB family transcriptional regulator, with product MLARPSAHNLRITCQTLIIGGIGAAIAEAMNAPIAVLTGPALLVSLAALGGLRTGIDDTVRNLIFLLVGVSIGSGVDASATQAMLRWPFAFAALGVMLWATLWLCGQILHRGFGLDRRSAYLAAAPGHLSFVVGLSTGLNLDTTRIVVIQSVRLLALTLSVPAIALGFGLELTGQVLPPGDPMAWTDLGLLLFAGLALGYALDKIGLPAPLLIGGMLASAFGHASDITPGVMHPWLSYAGLMTVGTLIGARFNGITRKALASSLVAGLTVTTLTVLMALAAALPVAYALGFDPTHVLIAFAPGGLETMIAMGVVLGANPGFVAAAHVTRLLFLTALLPAFVGRLKRA